Below is a window of Fluviibacter phosphoraccumulans DNA.
CATCACTGGCCATTGCGGTACCCACCTTCGTGATCGGACTGGGGCTCACCGTCAGTCTGGCGCTGTTTCTGGTGCTCTTTCGGGGGACCTGGCTTGACCGGGCAGGGGTGGTGCTTTGTGTGGGCCTGATGTCGATATCCTCGCTCTTCTTTATTATTGGGGGGCAGTTTGTTTTTGCCCGTATGCTCCAGCTGGTGCCGATTTCCGGCTATGAAAGTAACCCGCTGGTCGCCTGGCACTTTCTCATACTGCCGGTGACGGTGGCCATCGTTGCCGGTATTGGTGGATCGACGCGCTGGTATCGCACGCTTTTTCTGGAAGAAATTGGTAAAGACTACGTGCGCACCGCGCGAGCCAAGGGCTTGTCCGATGCAGCTGTTTTGTTCCGGCATGTGCTGCGCAATGGCTTGATTCCAATTCTGACCGGTGTGGTCGTCGTCATCCCGTCTTTGTTTATGGGGTCGTTGCTGATTGAATCTTTTTTCGGTATTCCTGGCCTTGGCAGTTATACGATAGATGCCATTGCTGCACAGGATTTTGCCGTGGTGCGTGCCATGGTGTTTTTGGGCTCGGTGTTGTATCTGGTCGGTTTGATTTTGACCGACCTGTCCTACACCCTGGTCGATCCCCGGATTCGGTTGAAGTAGCGCGTCATGTCGATGAGTGAACTTTTTACGACGCTGAACCATAGCCTATGGGTGTGGTTGGCAACCGATGTCTTGCTGTGGGCGCTCTTTGTGCTTTTTCTGTTTTCGTTATGGATCATCGTCCGTTCACCCTTGCAGCGGGTGGTCTGGCAAAAGGTTTTCCGTCAGCGATTGGCCGTTGTCTCGGCGGTGTTGTTAGCGGTGACCGCCGGTATTGCGCTCTTGGATTCGATTCATCTGCGTGAACCTTTGCCGCAGCTCACGCCGGAAGCCTCTGTTCGCTATGGCGTCGAGGTGAATTCGGTACTGGATCTGATCCTGACGGATTTACGCAAGAATCATGAAAAAACCTATTCAGCACCCTTGGCGGTGCACCTGGCTGCATTGGAGCCGGTGACAGTAACCTTAGCCGACGGCACCGTAGAAGTGCGGCGCGAGGCACCACGTCTTAAAGTCGCAGGCGCTGACTTTCCGCCAGGGCCGATCAGTGATAGCGATTACTGGCAGGATGTATTTAAAAGAGCTGGCTTGGGTGCACTGGGCGGCGCGGGCGTATTTTTTATGGGTTGCTTGGTTTGCGCCCTGGTTCGTCGCAAAATCGGCGTGACGCCAACGGTTAATGCAGCCGCATGGCGTTTGATGGCATACACCTTGGGCGTGATATTGATCATAGGTGGCGTATTCACGGGGTTAAGCACTAACTTCCATGTATTTGGCACCGACAAAGTCGGGCAGGATGTGCTTTACCAAGTGCTTAAAAGTTTACGCACGGCACTGGTGATTGGACTGGTGCCAACACTGGTGACACTGCCGTTAGGGATTGCTCTGGGTTTATCGGCCGGCTATTTCCGCGGCAAGGTAGACGATGTGATTCAGTACGTTTACACCACCGTCAGTGCCATTCCGGGCGTGCTGCTTATTGCGGCGTCGGTCTTGAGTATTCAGGTGATGATCGACAACCATCCGGAATGGTTTGCGACCGCAGTAGAGCGGGGCGATATCCGGCTATTGGCCCTGTGTATTATTTTGGGGATGACGAGTTGGACCGGTATTGCCCGTTTGTTGCGTGGCGAAGCTCTCAAAATGCGTGAATACGAATATGTGCAGGCGGCGCGGGTGTTCGGGGTGAGTGCGGCGCAGATTCTTCTACGACATGTGCTGCCGAATGTATTTCCGATTATTCTGATTACGCTGGTGATGGAGTTTTCTTCGCTGGTGCTCGCCGAGGCCGTGCTGTCTTATATCGGGATCGGGGTTGATCCCACTATGTTCAGTTTCGGCCTGATGATCAACAACGCCCGTATGGAGCTATCGCGCGACCCGGTTGTGTGGTGGTCGCTGACGGCCGCTTTTATGTTTATGGTGGTTCTGGTGTTGGCGGCCAATCTGTTGGCAGATGCCGTGCGGGATGCCTTTGATCCGCGTTCAGAGGGGCATTCATGAACAAGCCCTTACTTCAGGTTCGTAATTTGTCTCTGGGATTTAGTCGTCGGGAAACCTCGAGTCATGAGCTTCGGGTCGTTGATGCGCTCAGTGCAATCAGCTTTGAGCTATAC
It encodes the following:
- a CDS encoding ABC transporter permease; the protein is MSMSELFTTLNHSLWVWLATDVLLWALFVLFLFSLWIIVRSPLQRVVWQKVFRQRLAVVSAVLLAVTAGIALLDSIHLREPLPQLTPEASVRYGVEVNSVLDLILTDLRKNHEKTYSAPLAVHLAALEPVTVTLADGTVEVRREAPRLKVAGADFPPGPISDSDYWQDVFKRAGLGALGGAGVFFMGCLVCALVRRKIGVTPTVNAAAWRLMAYTLGVILIIGGVFTGLSTNFHVFGTDKVGQDVLYQVLKSLRTALVIGLVPTLVTLPLGIALGLSAGYFRGKVDDVIQYVYTTVSAIPGVLLIAASVLSIQVMIDNHPEWFATAVERGDIRLLALCIILGMTSWTGIARLLRGEALKMREYEYVQAARVFGVSAAQILLRHVLPNVFPIILITLVMEFSSLVLAEAVLSYIGIGVDPTMFSFGLMINNARMELSRDPVVWWSLTAAFMFMVVLVLAANLLADAVRDAFDPRSEGHS
- a CDS encoding ABC transporter permease, coding for MLHYLLRRVLYVLPILIGVNLITFALFFMVNSPDDMARMQLGVKRVTPEAIQQWKAARGYDKPLFINESAQGVAQLTETIFYDKSVALFAGDFGRSEDGREIGREIRERMGPSLAIAVPTFVIGLGLTVSLALFLVLFRGTWLDRAGVVLCVGLMSISSLFFIIGGQFVFARMLQLVPISGYESNPLVAWHFLILPVTVAIVAGIGGSTRWYRTLFLEEIGKDYVRTARAKGLSDAAVLFRHVLRNGLIPILTGVVVVIPSLFMGSLLIESFFGIPGLGSYTIDAIAAQDFAVVRAMVFLGSVLYLVGLILTDLSYTLVDPRIRLK